AGCTCCAGCCGTTGATCCACCGGCAGGGACTCGTCCGAGAAGCCCAGCGTGTCCGCACCTTCGAGGCTGGTCGCGAACACCATCGCCAGTCCCGCCACCGCGTTGGAGATCTCCATGACATCATCGTCAATGGACCCCCCGCGGTTGCCTCCTCCCTGCTCGCGATCCGAAAGATTTCCCAAATAGGCCGTCGCGCGCTCTCCCATGTAGGAGCTGCGCGCGTCGTTGCCCTTGAGAATCCCCATCTTGCGCAGGCCGTCGTAGATGGCGCCCTTGATGCGGTAGTGGGCAAACGTGAGGAAGTTGGCCCCCACCTTCGGATCAAAGCGATCCGCCGCCTCCAGCAGGCCAATCTGGCCGTAGGCGATCAGCTCATCGAGCTCGAGCTGGGCGGAGAACTGCCTGCGGACGGTCGCCGCGAGCGACCGCACGTAGGGGCCGTACTTCTCCAGCAGGACCTTCTTGTCTTCGCCGAGAGCCAAGCGGGGCGCTCACTCGGCCTTCGACCACAACCGCTCGAGGGCCTGATTCAGTCGGGGGTCATCTTGCAAGGCATCGGCGATCTTGCTCGTCAGCGCCGACGACTTCATGCGCAGCTTCTCTTTGAGCACTTCGGCGACGAGCTTCTTGGTCGCCTCTTCCTTGTTCTTGAAATCCCCGTTCTTGAGCTGTTTGGCGATGGCGAGCGCCTGGGAGGTGATGGGGTCAGCGGCCTGGGGCCCCTGAACGTTGCCGGAGCCCACGGCTCCAGAGGGGCCCACCAGCCCCGCGGTGCGATCCACCGCGCCACCAAAAGTCGTCGCCCCTGCCTTGCCGGCCGGCGCCTTGCCGGAGGGGCCCTTGGCGCCTCCAGCCCGTCCCTTTCCGCCCCCTCGTCCAACTCCACCGACCGACATCGGCATCTCCTTCCGTCAACGCATCCTACTTCTTCGCGGCGGGCGGAGGCAGGGCCCCCGCTTCTTTTGCTTCGATGAGGGCGCGGGCCAGCCGGCCCCCGTCTCCGTCAGAATCCAGATCAATGGCGGCCTTCAGCTCCTTGAGGGCCTCGGGCACCTTCCCCATGAACAGCAGGGCCTCGCCCACGTGAGCGCGAGGCAGAGCCGAGTTGGGGGCGAGCCGCTGAGCGGCCCGGTAGGCCTGCAGCGCCTTGTCATGACGGCCCTGGGCGAACTCGAGCGAACCGAGCGCCAGCTGGGGCACCTCGCTCCTGGGCATCAGCACCGCGGCGCCAGCGAAGACTTCGCGCGCCTTGTCGAACTGGCCCATGTCCAGCCACAGGTACCCCGCCTCGAGGAGGATCATCGCCTCCCGCCTGGCGAGCGGCACGAGGCTGCCCGAGATCTCCGAAGTCTCCGCCATGTGACGTCTGCTTCCTTTTCCGGCCCGGCCATGGGGAGGACGAGGCCTCGTCCTCCCCGGGGCACCGGACCCGTGAGACCGCCAGCGCTGGCGCTAGCGGATGTTGCCGATGGAGTTCTTCGCCGAGTCGTGCCGGGTCTTCAGCACGTTGGAGATGGTGCTGAACACCTGGTTCTCGCGCTGCATGGCGACCTGCAGGCCCAGCAGCTTCTTCTGCTCGGTGAACATGCTCTGCATCTCGGGGTTGAACTCGCTGCCCACGCCGCTGCCGCCACCGGGCATGCTGACCTGGCCGCTGTTGCCGCCCGAGGCGCCCAGGGAGGTGGAGCCCGACACGAGCGCGCTGCCGCCACCGGCGTTGAGCGTGGTGTTCATCGGGGTGGCGCCGGAGCCCAGGGCCGCGCCGTAGTACGGAGCCGAGCCGGAGCCGCTCGAGTTGTTGAAGGTGGTGAGCGAGGAGACGGCCGCGGACACCACGGAGCCGCCGGGCACCATGTTGGCCACCACGCCCACGCCGCCAGCCACCATGTTGGCCGCCGTGCCGACACCGTTCTGCACGCGAGCGGCGAAGCTCGTGTCGGGGGTCACGCGGGCCGTGGTCACGTTGGTGGACATCCGCGGCATGTTCAGGCTGCTGTCGATCTTCATGGTTCCTCTCCAGACGATGGAACGGCCAAGGCTTCGTGGAGCACGGGGGGTCCGGCGCTCCCTTTTCCTGAATTATCGGTGATCGTCCGCCACAGTTGCGTCTGATCCACCAGAAAGTCGGTCCGCCCCCAAAAACTCCAATTATCTCCGGCCCTTACCCTTGGCCTCGGCCACCAGCCGCTCGCGCGTCTCCAGGAGCACGCCGAGCAATTCCTCGGTGCGGGAGATGGCGGCCTGGACCTTCTTGGCGTGCTCGGCCTTGGGGCCCTTGAGGTTGGCCAGCTCGGTCTTCACCGGGGTGAAGAGGGACTGGACCTCCTCGGAGGAGGCGGTCTCGATGAAGGACTCGATGGCGGGGAAGGAAGGCGTGGGCAGGGGCTCGGCGACGGGCGCGGGCTGCTGCTTGGACGGGGGAGGCATGGGAGAACGGTAGGGGAAAACCCCCTCCGGGTTCAAGCCGCCTGCCCTACGAACGAGGCGGCGCGCCAGGAAGAGCCGCCCGGGGAGGGCTCAGGCGCGCTCGATTCCCAGGGCGTCCCTGGCCGCTACCCAGAGTGCACCTAGCTTTTGCCCAGAGGGGGGCACGGCCATGGGGGGCACGGCCACCGCCTCAAGGAGAATCTCAAATGACGAAGAAGATCGTGGGTCTGTTCGCGACCGTGGCGCTGATGAGCTCTGGCGTGGCCCTGGCCAACAACGACGACAAGCACAAGGGCCAGCAGAGCCAGACCAGCGGGCAGCTGGGCAGCGACATCGGTGGCGCGGGCGACCAGGGCCAGATGCAGGGCCAGACCGGCCAGATGGGCCAGTCGGGCCAGATGGGCATGACGGGCGAGAAGCAGGTCACCGGCACCGTGGTGAAGAGCAGCAAGACCCTGCTCCACCTGCGGACGGACAACGGCATCATCCCCGTGAAGATCGACAACAAGACCCAGTTCCAGGATCCGAACGTCAAGAACGTCCAGTCGCTCAAGGAAGGCCAGCAGGTGCGCGCCAGCTTCGACATCAAGGGCACGGACAACGTGGCCAAGAGCATCTCGCTGGACATGGCGGACACGGGCGGCAGCGGCCTGGAAGGCGACACGGGCATCAACCAGGACCTGGGCGGCTCGGGCCTGGACCAGGACATCAACCAGGACAAGGACATGGGCGGTGACGTGGGCGGCTCCGGTGACGTGGGCGGCTCCGGCTCCGGTGACATGGGCGGCTCCGGCGACGTGAAGCACTAGTCCGCTCCCCAAGTACATGGGAATGGGTACCTCGAGCCCGCGGCGCCGCACCGGTGCCGCGGGCTCCCATCAGTTCATTCAGTATTGACTGAACGTCCTGACGCCCGTAGACGGGTGCGCATGCGTCGGGACGGGTTGAGCGCCGAGGAAGAGCAGTTCATCGAGTCGATGGGCCTGTTCTTCGAGCGCCAGGGCGTGCCGCGCATCGGCGGCCGCATCCTCGGATTGCTGCTGCTGGCCGAGAAGCCACTCGCGCTGAGCGAGGTCGCCCGGCTGCTGAGGGTGAGTCCGGCCTCGGTCTCCACCAACGTGCGCCAGCTGCAGGCCAGTGGCCTGGTGGACCCCGCCAGCATCCCGGGGGATCGCCGCCACTACTACGTCTTCAACAGCGCGGGCTGGGATCACCGGCTCGAAATGGCCGTCACCGCCATGGACGCCCTGGGACAACTGTGCCAGGACGCACTCGCCATGCCCGGATTGAAGGAGCGCCACAAGCTGCGCGAGGCGGTGGAGTTCTGCGGCTTCTACCGCCAGGAGCTGGCCGGTGCGGCCAAGCGTTGGCGCGCCCGCTTCGCTCGGAAACCCGGCGGCCAGACCACCCCTCCCCCGCCCTCCCGGCGTCAGCGCCGGAGCGCTACCCGCTAACCTCCCCCACCCCTTCCCCGGTCTCGGAAAGGACCGACCCAGCCATGACCCAGCTCACCGCCGTCTCTGGTGCCAACCGGCCCATCGTCTCCCTCACCGACGTCACCAAGACGTACAGCCTGGGCAAGGTGCAGGTGCCCGCGCTCCGGGGCCTGTCCCTGGAGGTGTACCCCGGCGAGTTCATCTCCATCGCGGGCCCGTCCGGCAGCGGCAAGACGACGGCGCTCAACCTGATTGGCTGCGTGGATACGGCCAGCTCGGGCGTGGTGAGCGTGGACGGCCAGGACACCAAGACGCTCTCCGAGCGTCAGCTCACGGACCTGCGGCTGCACACCATCGGGTTCATCTTCCAGAGCTTCAACCTGGTGTCGGTGCTCAGCGTCTACCAGAACGTGGAGTTCCCCCTGCTGCTGCAGCGCAAGCTCAACCCCAAGGAGCGCCAGCAGCGGGTGATGACCCTGCTGGAGCAGGTGGGCCTGGACAAGCACTCCAAGCACCGCCCCAACGAGCTGTCCGGCGGCCAGCGCCAGCGCGTGGCGGTGGCGCGCGCGCTCGTCACCCGGCCCAAGCTGGTGCTGGCCGACGAGCCCACCGCCAACCTCGACTCCGTCACCGGCCAGAACATCATCGACCTGATGAAGGAGCTCAACCGCAAGGAGGGCACCACCTTCATCTTCTCCACCCACGACGCCAAGGTGATGAACCACGCGAACGCGGTGGTGCGCCTGGCGGACGGGAAGATCCTCGACCGCATCACCCCGGCCGAGGCCCAGAAGGCCATGGCCTCCGGGGCGGAGGGGCACTAGATGGGACAGCTCAAGCTGCTGGTGCAGGTGGCCTTCCGCAACCTGTTCGCCAGCTGGGTCAACGTCATCATCGGCGGCATCATCCTCTTCGGCACCGTGCTGGTGGTGGTGGGTGGCGCGGTGGTGGACAGCCTGGACGAGTCGATGAGCCGCAGCATCATCGGCAGCGTCGCGGGCCACCTCCAGGTGTACTCGGAGAAGTCCAAGGACTCGCTCGCCCTCTACGGGAACATGGGCGGCGAGGCGGACCTGCGCGTCATCGAGCGCTTCTCCGACATCAAGAAGGTGCTGGAGCAGCACCCCAACGTGAAGACGGTGGTCCCCATGGGGACCAACTCCACCATGCTGATGTCCGGCAACACGGTGGACCTGACGCTGGCGCGTCTGAGAGACCTCTACAAGCAGGCCGCCGCGGGAGAGACACCCGAGCTGCGCGCGCAGATCGACAGCCTCAAGTCCCACGTGCGCCAGATGATCGCCCTGCTCGAGAAGGACCTGGAGCGGCGCAACGCCATCGCCGCCGAGAGCGCCCTGGATCCCGCGGACCTGCTGGCCCTCGAGCGCGCCCGCACCCCGGAGTTCTGGGAGGGTTTCGAGAAGGACCCGCTCGCCTCGCTCGAGCTGCTGGAGAACCGCATCGCCCCCCTGGTGACGGACGGCGACATGGTCCCCCTGCGCTATCTGGGCACCGACCTGGTCAACTTCCAGAAGACCTTCGACCGGATGCGCGTCGTGGACGGCACCGCCGTGCCCGAGGGCCAGCGCGGCCTGCTGCTGCCCAAGTTCTCCTACGAGGAGTTCTTCAAGCTCAAGACGGCGCGCCGGCTGGACATCATCAAGGAGGCGCGTGACATCAACCACCGGAAGATCGCCGAGGATCCCGACCTCCAGCGCCGCCTGAAGGAGAACCAGACCCAGACGCGGGAGCTCCTCTTCCAGCTGGATCCCCTCAAGACGCAGCAGGCCATCGCACGGCTGCAGAAGGCCCTCGGAAGCAACGAGGCGGACCTGGAGAAGCTGCTGGTGGCGTTCTTCACCATGGACGACGCCAACTTCGACACGCGCTACCAGCAGTTCTACGCGGAGCTGGTGCCCCTGCTGAACCTGTACCGCCTCCGGCTGGGGGACGAGCTGTCCATCACCTCCTTCACCCGCACGGGTTACGCGCGGAGCGCGAACGTGAAGGTGTACGGCACCTACGAGTTCACCGGCATGGAGAAGTCCCAGCTGGCCGGCTCGCTCAGCCTGATGGACCTCATCACCTTCCGCGAGCTGTACGGCTACATGACGGTGGACCAGAAGGACGAGCTGGAGAAGCTCCAGGCGGCCAGCGGCGTCACCGACGTGAAGCGCGAGGACGCCGAGGCGGCCCTCTTCGGCGAGGACAGTTCCCTGGTGGCGGAGACCGCCTCGGGCGCCATCGACGAGGACGTGCAGCTCGAGGGCTCATCCCTGGCCCGGCGCCAGCAGGAACAGCTCCTGCGCAAGTACACCCAGCAGGACATCGACGAGGGCGTGGTGCTCCATGCAGCGGTAATGCTGAAGGACCCGGACTCGCTGGAGCAGACCATGGTGGAGCTCCAGGAGGCGTCCAGGAAGGCCGGACTGCCGCTCAAGGTCGTCTCCTGGCACCAGGCCTCGGACCTCGTCGGGCAGATCATCCTGGTGGCCAAGCTGGTGCTCTACGCGGCCGTGTTCATCATCTTCGTGGTGGCCGTGGTCATCATCAACAACGCGGTGATGATGGCCACGCTGCAGCGGGTGCGGGAGATCGGCACCATGCGGGCCATCGGGGCGCAGCGCGGCTTCGTCCTGAGCCTGGTGCTGCTGGAGACCACCGTGCTGGGCCTGGTGTTCGGCGCGGCCGGTGCGCTGCTGGGCACCCTGGCCGTGAAGGGGCTCGGGACCGCGGGCATCCCCGCGTTCCACGAGTCGATGTACTTCTTCTTCTCCGGCCCTCGCCTCTTCCCCACCCTGCAGCCCTCCAACATCATCACCGCCCTGGTCATCGTGCTCGGGGTGTCCGCCTTCTCCACCTTCTACCCGGCGTACCTCGCCACCCGGGTCTCGCCCCTCCAGGCGATGCAGACGGACGAGTGAAGCCATGTTCCAACTCCTGCTCATCGCCCTGCGCAACCTCGAGTCGCACCGGCGCCGCACGCTGCTGCTCGGCGGCGCCATCGCTGGCGTCACCGCCCTGCTCGTCATCCTCATGGGCCTGTCCAACGGCATCCAGCGGACGACGGTGGAGACGGCCACCACGCTCATGACGGGCCACGTCAACGTGGCCGGCTTCTACAAGGTGACCGCCGGCCAGTCCGCCCCCGTCGTCACCGGCTTCCCCTCCATCCAGAAGCAGCTCCTCGAGGAGGTGCCCGAGCTGGACTACATGGTCCAGCGCGGCCGCGGCTACTCCAAGGTGGTCAGCGACACCAGCTCCATGGACCTGGTGCTGGGCGGCATCGACATCAAGAACGAGACGGGCTTCCGCAAGGCCCTCATCATGCGCGAGGGCCGGCTGGAGGACCTGGAGCAGCCCAACACCCTGCTGCTCTTCGAGGAGCAGGCCAAGAAGCTCGAGGTGAAGGTGGGCGACACCGTCACCCTCTCCTCCCCCACCATGCGCGGCACCAGCAACACCGTGGACGTGCGCGTGGCCGCCATCGCCACCAACGTGGGCATGCTCAGCTCCGTCTTCTGCTACCTGCCCAACTCCACCCTGCGCGCCCTCTACCAGATGCGCGAGGACGCCACCGGCGCCCTCCACCTCTACCTCAAGGACACCGCGGACGTCCCCGCCGTCCAGGCCCGCCTCATGAAGCGCCTGCCCGAGCTCGGCCACAAGGTGCTCGACCACAACCCCAACCCCTTCTTCATGAAGTTCGAGTCCGTCAACCGCGAGGCCTGGACGGGCCAGCGCCTGGACATCACCAACTGGGAGGATGAGATCTCCTTCATCACCTGGTCGGTGAAGGCGCTCAACGGGCTCACCGTGGGACTGCTCGTCCTGCTGCTCATCATCATCAGCGTGGGCGTCATGAACACCATGTGGATCGCCATCCGCGAGCGCACCCGGGAGATCGGCACGCTGCGCGCCATCGGCATGCAGCGGGGCTGGGTGGTGCTGATGTTCCTGCTCGAGGCCTTCATGCTCGCGCTGTTCGGGACGATGTCCGGCGCGCTGGTGGGCATGGCCGTGTGCCTGGGCCTGAACGCCGCCCACATCAACATGCCCGTGGCCGTCCAGCTCCTCATCATGTCCGAGCAGCTGCGCTTCGCGGTGAGCCCGTTCGCCGTGGCCGGCTCCATCTTCATCATCACGTTCTGCACCACCCTCGTCTCGCTCATTCCCTCCTTCCTCGCCGCGCGGATGAAGCCCGTCACGGCGATGCACCACATCGGGTGATGACCATGACCCTGCGCAACCTCTTCGGTGCCGTGCTCGCCGCGGTGCTCCTCGCCGCTCCCGCCGCCCGGGCCGCCGACATGAAGGACCCGGCCGAGCTCAAGAAGCTGCTGGAGACGCTCGATGACCGCCAGCGCAACGGCGGCGACTACAAGTCGCTGATGTACATCGAGCAGAAGGAGAAGGACAAAACGGACGTCGTCCGCGAGGCCGTGGTGTACCGCCGTGACGCCAAGGATCAGCTGATGATCCTCATGACCAAGCCCAAGGGCGAGGCCGGCAAGGGCTACCTGCGGCTGGAGAAGAACCTCTGGAGCTACGATCCCAACACCGGCAAGTGGGAGCGGCGCACCGAGCGCGAGCGCATCGCCGGCACCGACAGCCGCCGCGCCGACTTCGACGAGTCCCGGCTCGCCGAGGAGTTCGATGCGGCCTTCGAGGGCGAGGAGAAGCTCGGCAAGTTCACCGCCTGGAAGCTCGTCCTCACCGCCAAGCAGGGCGTGGACGTGGCCTACCCCGTGGTGCACCTGTGGGTGGACAAGGAGACGTCCAACATCCTCAAGCGCCAGGAGTTCGCCCTCTCCAAGCGCCTGATGCGCACCGCCTACTTCCCCAAGTGGATGAAGGTCTTCAGCGAGTCCAAGAAGGCCGACGTCTGGTTCCCCCAGGAGATGCGCTTCTATGACGAGGTGGAGAAGGCCAACTCCACCGTCATCGTCGTGAAGAACGTGGACCTGAAGGCCCTGGAGGAGAACATCTTCACCAAGGCCTGGCTCGAGAGCAAAAGCCGATGAGCACCCGCACCACCCTGGCGCTCGCCGCGGCCCTCGCCACGCTGCCCGCGCTCGCCCAGGAGCGCCCCAGCGAGGGAGACCTCTTCGGCGGTGAGACTCCAGCGACGCAGGAGGCCTCGCCCGCTCCGGCGGACGCGCCCCGCCCCGACGAGAGTGCCCTCTTCGGCGATGCCCCCGAGGCCCCTCCGGCCGCCGCGGCCCCGGAGTCCCAGGACCCCCGGCCCGGGGACCGGGACGCGCAGGCGCTCGATGGCCCGGCGGCCACCAACGCCTTCGACACCGAGGACGCCGTCGAGGATCCGCTGAAGATCGGCGGCCGCTTCTACCTGCGCGCCCTCTCCCAGGGCAGCGAGGGGGTGTCCTTCGGCAACACCTCCTTATCCGCCCCCATGCTGGTGGACGGCTACTTCGATGCGCGCCCCACCGACCGGCTGCGTGGCTTCGTGCTCGGCCGGCTCACCTTCGACCCGACGCGCAAGGAGGGCTCGGGCAGCCTCGTGCCCTCGGTGTCCTCCGCGTCCGCCGCCGCCGCCGAGCCCCGCGTGCTGCTGGACCAGGCCTGGCTGCGCTTCGACCTCGGCCGCACCCTCTTCATCACCGCCGGCAAGCAGCACGTGAAGTGGGGCACCGCGCGCTTCTGGAATCCCACCGACTTCCTCAGCCCCCAGCGCAGGGATCCGCTCGCCCTCTTCGACGCGCGCACCGGCGCCACCATGCTCAAGGTGCACGTGCCCTGGGAGGCCAGGGGCTGGAACTTCTACGCCATCGGCCTGCTCGACAACGCCGGCCCCGCCGACACGCTCGGCCGCGTCGGTGGCGCCGCCCGTGCCGAGGTGGTGCTCGGCTCCACCGAGCTGGGCTTCGATGCCGTGCTCCAGCGCGGCCGCAAGCCCCGCTTCGGGTTCGACTTCTCCTCCGGCCTCGGCCCCATCGACATCTACGGCGAGCTGGCCGTCCGCAGGGGCCTGGATACGCCCGTGTACCGGTTGCCCGCCGGCCTCGCGCTCGAGGAGCTCTTCAACCCGGGCACCGGCGGCCCCCCGCTCGACATTGGCGCGCTCCCCATCGAGGCGCAGTACCTGGACGGCTCCTACGTCCCGCAGGTGAGCGGCGGCGCCACCTGGACGTTCGCGTACTCGGAGAACGACACCGCCACCGTGGGCGTCGAGTACTTCTACAACCCGACGGGCTACTCCACCTCGGCCGTCTACCCGTACCTGCTCTTCCAGGGGCAGTTCCAGCCCTTCTTCCTCGGCCAGCACTACGCCGCCGTCTACGGGCTGCTGTCCGGGCCGGGCTCCTGGGACGACACCAACTTCATCCTGTCCAACCTGGGCAACCTCTCCGATCGCTCCTTCATCACCCGCCTGGACGTGACGCACCGGGCCCTGCGCTACCTCAGCGTCGAGGCCTTCGTCGCCCTCAACTACGGCCAGAAGGGCGGCGAGTTCCGCTTCGCCCTCAACCTGCCGGCCATGCGCCGGGGCGGGCAGGAAATCCCCCCCATCAGCATCGCCCCGCCCACGCTCCAGGCCGGCGTGGGCCTGCGCATCGACCTCTGATAAGCCCCTGAAACCAGGGGGCTTTTCGGGCCACCACCGGGAAACGGGAAAAATTCGGTCCCCGTCCACGCAACTTCCCCGGGGGCCGGGCGATAATGCCTTCAAAGCATTCGCGTCATTCCCGAAAGGTCTCCTATGTCCACCCGCATCGGAAACAACACCTCCACCTTCGCTGCTACCACGGCGGCCCGCACGGCTGGCCCGACGATCAAGGCCCCGACCGCGGAGGAGCTCAAGGGCGTCAAGTCCGGGAGCGAGCTCGGGACGGACCTCAAGCTCGGCGTGACCACCGACTCCAAGCTGGAGGACGTTCAGGCCGCCCTCGGGCAGCTCGTGGGCAAGGGCAAGGGCGACAGCTACGGCATGATGATCGAGGGCCTGGGCAAGGCCTTCAAGGGCCGCGCGCTGGAAGGCATCCAGAAGGACATGGCCGCCTGGCTCAAGGACAACAAGAACGCGACCCCGGCCCAGGTGTTCGAGCAGGCCTCCAAGGTCATGATGAAGCAGGTCCTGATGAACCAGACGTTCAAGCAGACCATCGACCAGATGGCCAGCGCCGCCGTCTCCCGCATGAAGGACACCTTCGAGGGCTGATGCGGACCTCGTCCGGCCGGGGTGGGCGGTCCGCCTGCTCGCCCCTCGGACGGCTGAACGGAGGCGCGTCCTCCAGGCTGTACCGGTTCGTCCGCCGGTGGACACGTTTGGGGAGATGAGCCTTCTCGCCCTCTCCCTGACCCTGTTGCTCGGACAGACCCCCGCCCAGGCGCCCACCCTCGAGGAGTTGGAGCGCACCGCGCGGGAAGCGGAAGTGAAGCAACTGCGCGCCCAGGTGGAGCTCCTTCAGACCGAGCTGGAGGCTCAGCAGAGCCAGCAGCAGGAGGACCAGGAGCGCCTCCAATCCCTGGAGCAGCGCGAAGCCACCGTGAGCGCCCGGGCCCAGGCCCTGGAGCAGCTCCGGCTGCAACGCGTGGAGAGCCTGCGCAGCGGCTACCAGTGGATGATCACCGCGGACCAGCTGCTCGAGAAGGGCGACTTCTCCGTGGGGCCGGCCCTCACCTACGCCCGGCAGGACATCTCCGACGCCCTCGCCAACGCCGGCGAGACGGGCGGGGGTGACACCGCGCGCTTCCTGGAGAGCGCGCTCGGCCGGCTCATCACCCTCGAGGAGTCCGTGGAGCAGCGCGACCTCTACCGGGCCCGCCTGGAGCTGCAGACCGCTGGCTTCGAGCTGAACCAGGCCTGGAGGCTCAGCCTCCAGCGCCCGGGTGCCACGCTCGTCAATCAGTAGTAGTGCGGCGTGACCATGGCGGGCGGACTGGTCGGCTTCGCGATGAGGTAGCCCTGCACGAAGTCCACCCCGTGCTCGCGCACCCACCGCAGCTCCTCCGGCGTCTCGATGCCCTCGGCCACGGTGAGGATGCCCAGCTTCTGCGCCAGCTCCAGCAGCTTCTCCGTGATGGACGCCTTGTAGGTGTCCTGGTGGATGCCCCGGATGAGCTCCATGTCCAGCTTCATGATGTCCGGACGCAGCTGGTGGATGAGGTTCAGCGACGAGTACCCCGCCCCCAGGTCATCCAGCGCCACCCGGAAGCCCGCCTGCCGGTAGTAGGCGATCAACGTCTTGAGGTGGTTGGCGTCCGGCGTGTGGTCCGACTCGATGATCTCGAAGACCACGTTGCTCGGCGGCATGCCCACCTCGGAGATGGCCGCCACCGTGGAGCGCAGGCAGAACGCCGGATCGTAGATGGCCGTGGGCGTGAAGTTGATGAAGATGGGCACCTTGAGCCCCAGCCGGGCCGCCTCGCGCACCGCGGACAGCCGCGCCGCCAGATCCAACTGGAAGAGCAGATCCGCGTCACGCGCCAGCGTCAGCATCTTGCCGGGGAACACCAGAGCCCCGTCCGGCTCCAGGCCGCGCAGCAGCGCCTCGTAGGCGTACACCTGGCGCGTGTCCTTGGCGTTCACGATGGGCTGGTAGTGGCTGGTGATGCGCTTCTCGGCCAGCATGTCCACCAGCCAGCCCGAGCGGCTGAGGGTGAAGAGCTGCGGCAGCGAGCCCACCCGGGGGAAGTCCCCCAGGCCCGGCTCGCCCTCGCCCTCGACGAAGAGCGCGCGCGTGGCCCGCGACTCCTCGCCCGTCAGCGCGCCCATGACGTCGGCCACGAAGGCGCTCAGCTGCGCGCCCTCCAGCCGCACCGCCACGCAGCGATCATTGGGCATGGCCTGGTGCTGGCGCCCGGAGTCTCCCAGCTGCCGGACCAGCTTGCCGTAGCTGTGGCCCAGCGGCAGCCAGAGGAAGAGCCGGCCCGCCCCCTCCATCTCCAGCTTCTCTGGCAGGGACTGGCACCGCTCACACGACTTCGACACGGTCTGGCTCATGCGCCTCACTCACTGCTCACGGAAGACAAGCAAC
The sequence above is drawn from the Archangium gephyra genome and encodes:
- a CDS encoding sigma-70 family RNA polymerase sigma factor; translation: MALGEDKKVLLEKYGPYVRSLAATVRRQFSAQLELDELIAYGQIGLLEAADRFDPKVGANFLTFAHYRIKGAIYDGLRKMGILKGNDARSSYMGERATAYLGNLSDREQGGGNRGGSIDDDVMEISNAVAGLAMVFATSLEGADTLGFSDESLPVDQRLELEQQRVRLRAAIEKLPEKERRLLQGYYFQGKTLEEAGAEIGQSKSWASRLHARAIERLKELLNEEDSSSPEDSRRQSHGGSDGRRLGGADRSTEVAGSGRAAGQQAGSLEVRRGPR
- a CDS encoding tetratricopeptide repeat protein — encoded protein: MAETSEISGSLVPLARREAMILLEAGYLWLDMGQFDKAREVFAGAAVLMPRSEVPQLALGSLEFAQGRHDKALQAYRAAQRLAPNSALPRAHVGEALLFMGKVPEALKELKAAIDLDSDGDGGRLARALIEAKEAGALPPPAAKK
- a CDS encoding GbsR/MarR family transcriptional regulator, with protein sequence MRRDGLSAEEEQFIESMGLFFERQGVPRIGGRILGLLLLAEKPLALSEVARLLRVSPASVSTNVRQLQASGLVDPASIPGDRRHYYVFNSAGWDHRLEMAVTAMDALGQLCQDALAMPGLKERHKLREAVEFCGFYRQELAGAAKRWRARFARKPGGQTTPPPPSRRQRRSATR
- a CDS encoding ABC transporter ATP-binding protein, whose product is MTQLTAVSGANRPIVSLTDVTKTYSLGKVQVPALRGLSLEVYPGEFISIAGPSGSGKTTALNLIGCVDTASSGVVSVDGQDTKTLSERQLTDLRLHTIGFIFQSFNLVSVLSVYQNVEFPLLLQRKLNPKERQQRVMTLLEQVGLDKHSKHRPNELSGGQRQRVAVARALVTRPKLVLADEPTANLDSVTGQNIIDLMKELNRKEGTTFIFSTHDAKVMNHANAVVRLADGKILDRITPAEAQKAMASGAEGH
- a CDS encoding ABC transporter permease; this translates as MGQLKLLVQVAFRNLFASWVNVIIGGIILFGTVLVVVGGAVVDSLDESMSRSIIGSVAGHLQVYSEKSKDSLALYGNMGGEADLRVIERFSDIKKVLEQHPNVKTVVPMGTNSTMLMSGNTVDLTLARLRDLYKQAAAGETPELRAQIDSLKSHVRQMIALLEKDLERRNAIAAESALDPADLLALERARTPEFWEGFEKDPLASLELLENRIAPLVTDGDMVPLRYLGTDLVNFQKTFDRMRVVDGTAVPEGQRGLLLPKFSYEEFFKLKTARRLDIIKEARDINHRKIAEDPDLQRRLKENQTQTRELLFQLDPLKTQQAIARLQKALGSNEADLEKLLVAFFTMDDANFDTRYQQFYAELVPLLNLYRLRLGDELSITSFTRTGYARSANVKVYGTYEFTGMEKSQLAGSLSLMDLITFRELYGYMTVDQKDELEKLQAASGVTDVKREDAEAALFGEDSSLVAETASGAIDEDVQLEGSSLARRQQEQLLRKYTQQDIDEGVVLHAAVMLKDPDSLEQTMVELQEASRKAGLPLKVVSWHQASDLVGQIILVAKLVLYAAVFIIFVVAVVIINNAVMMATLQRVREIGTMRAIGAQRGFVLSLVLLETTVLGLVFGAAGALLGTLAVKGLGTAGIPAFHESMYFFFSGPRLFPTLQPSNIITALVIVLGVSAFSTFYPAYLATRVSPLQAMQTDE
- a CDS encoding ABC transporter permease yields the protein MFQLLLIALRNLESHRRRTLLLGGAIAGVTALLVILMGLSNGIQRTTVETATTLMTGHVNVAGFYKVTAGQSAPVVTGFPSIQKQLLEEVPELDYMVQRGRGYSKVVSDTSSMDLVLGGIDIKNETGFRKALIMREGRLEDLEQPNTLLLFEEQAKKLEVKVGDTVTLSSPTMRGTSNTVDVRVAAIATNVGMLSSVFCYLPNSTLRALYQMREDATGALHLYLKDTADVPAVQARLMKRLPELGHKVLDHNPNPFFMKFESVNREAWTGQRLDITNWEDEISFITWSVKALNGLTVGLLVLLLIIISVGVMNTMWIAIRERTREIGTLRAIGMQRGWVVLMFLLEAFMLALFGTMSGALVGMAVCLGLNAAHINMPVAVQLLIMSEQLRFAVSPFAVAGSIFIITFCTTLVSLIPSFLAARMKPVTAMHHIG
- a CDS encoding outer membrane lipoprotein-sorting protein is translated as MTLRNLFGAVLAAVLLAAPAARAADMKDPAELKKLLETLDDRQRNGGDYKSLMYIEQKEKDKTDVVREAVVYRRDAKDQLMILMTKPKGEAGKGYLRLEKNLWSYDPNTGKWERRTERERIAGTDSRRADFDESRLAEEFDAAFEGEEKLGKFTAWKLVLTAKQGVDVAYPVVHLWVDKETSNILKRQEFALSKRLMRTAYFPKWMKVFSESKKADVWFPQEMRFYDEVEKANSTVIVVKNVDLKALEENIFTKAWLESKSR
- a CDS encoding EAL domain-containing protein, with the translated sequence MSQTVSKSCERCQSLPEKLEMEGAGRLFLWLPLGHSYGKLVRQLGDSGRQHQAMPNDRCVAVRLEGAQLSAFVADVMGALTGEESRATRALFVEGEGEPGLGDFPRVGSLPQLFTLSRSGWLVDMLAEKRITSHYQPIVNAKDTRQVYAYEALLRGLEPDGALVFPGKMLTLARDADLLFQLDLAARLSAVREAARLGLKVPIFINFTPTAIYDPAFCLRSTVAAISEVGMPPSNVVFEIIESDHTPDANHLKTLIAYYRQAGFRVALDDLGAGYSSLNLIHQLRPDIMKLDMELIRGIHQDTYKASITEKLLELAQKLGILTVAEGIETPEELRWVREHGVDFVQGYLIAKPTSPPAMVTPHYY